The genomic segment GATCCATTTTTGATTGTGTTGATAAAAATTTAGTTCAGGGTATTGATGCTACAGATAATGGAATAGATATAAAATCAGAAATTAATGTAACTACAATAAGTGATATAATCCAAAGTTTTAATCCTGCATGGGATTCTGATGATTCAAAAGAGGAGGCATTCGAAGAAGCCGTCCGGTATGCTACTGAGGTTATAAAAAGAATAATAAGCAGACAAGTTTCTGTTATAAAAGCAAGGGTAATAGTAGATGAAGCCTTTCAAAATAGAAAGACTAACGAAATAATGGTTTTAAAAACCGGTTGCCCTTGGCTTAAACAGTTACTTAAAATAGATATAAATAATGAAATATTGTTTGTTATTTCTCCAAATGATAATAATGCAGAGTATAAGATTCAAACTGTAAAGAAAGCCGTTGATACTTTTGAAGCAAGAAAAGATTTATTAGAATCGATTAGAGGAAAATCAAGTGAGGAAATAAATTCTATACTTAAAATAGATGATGCTATTTTTTGTCACAAAGCAGGGTTTATAGCATCTGCTAAAAGCTTGGAAAGTGCTATGAAAATAGGGGAATTATCTATTTAAAACTGATATAAGGAAAATAGATAAAAAGGGCCATCTCAAAATAGAAAGTAATTTCTATTGCGAGATGGCTCTTTTTTCTTTTGGTGTATAATTTAAGTATGATTAACGTATACCCTCATATTTTCTTAGAAGCTTAACGAATAACTCAGGAACTTTTGCCATGTTTTCTGGAGTTTCTACGAATGCGATACGCATCTGAGTGCTTCCTGGATTAGATTCGCCTGGTTTAATGTCATAGAAACCTTTCATAGGTGCTACCAGAAGAGTTGTTTCCACTCCGTGGAAATCCACTGAGCCTTCTTGGGCACAATACATAACAAATTCGATTGAATCAAATCCTGGTTTTACAACATTTCTAACGTCAACTACTGAGTATATAGCTGCATCAGGGCTAGAAACAATAAGACCTGGGTCCAGTTTCTTCATACAACTATAGAATTTAAACAAGAGTTTTTTGTAATACTCACGGAGTCCTATACACCATTCATCAAGCTGTTCTTTGCTTTCATGAGCTAGTGCTCCGAAGATATACTGACCTATTACATTGGCGCAAAGGTTAGCAGTATATTCAGCTACTGATTGAGTATGGAACTCTTCATTATCAGTGATTAAAGCCCCTATTCTTAAACCACAGGCACTCCATATCTTTGATGCGGTATCGAGACTTATTCTTCTGCCCTCTATGCCAGGTACATCTGCATCAGTGATTCCCCAGATACTTATGAGGTCACTGTTGACATAATATAGTTCACGATAAGCTTCATCGCTAATCATCCACATATTATATTTTACGCATATTTTAGCAAGTTCTTTAAGAGTTGCATAGTCGTAGAGCTGCCCTGTAGGATTGTCGTAAGGGATTACAAGAAGTGCTCCGGGATTATTCTTTTTAATAGATTCTTCAATTTTGTCTAGTTCTGGAAGGCTGAACTTGCCATCATCGTCTAAATGACGCTTTACTGTAACAGTTTTACGGCCAATTCTTTCTGCAAAAGAAATATAATTTGTATAGGCTGGGTCAATCATCATAAGAGGTTTATCATCAGTGCCGGAAGCTCCGCAAACACCAAGTAATAACATCTCAATACCAGTGGATCCACCATCGGTTACCTGAACAAATAATTTGCTAGTATCAAACCCTTGGCAATTGAGAATGTTTTTAAATGCATCCTGAGCCTCGGCTACACCGGCAGTACCTGAATATCTTACAGTACCCTTTGCAAATGGGCTTTCAGGTGAATCCAATGCAAACATTCTTTTCTGCATAGCAGGATTTGTTGGTAGGGAAACGTTTCCAATCGCTACGTTGACCAACTCAGGTTTAGCTTTACGCTCATTAAATTTCATTTGTCCAATTCTTACGGCTGATGGCATCCTTTTCTTAAAATGTTCCGATATTACTGGTTTATTCATAAAAAATACCCCCTAAAATTATAATTTATAAAATATTTAGCTTCTAAGAATATTATAACAGTAAAGTCAAATAATGAATGTAATTATGGTGCGATTAAATTTACTATCTGGTATTAGGATCGACTTTGAGGTGAAAGTAAGTATATATCCAGGAAAGTGACTAGATTTTATGTGATATAAATTAGAATCATTAAAAGATGTAATTTTTTCTCCATTGTTAATGTTATAATACTTATTGAAAAAGTTTAGAATGTAAGGGTGTTTATGTTTAGTATATAAAGAAAAACTATGTGCATGTACATAACTGACAGTAAATTTTCGCATAATATTTTCTATGGTATTCCATAGGTTAACAGGAGCTACTAAACTGCTTAAAAAAATCTAAACAATTTTAAACAAAAGTGAACATATTTAGTTGTTCATGCAGTGAACGTTGCTTTCAAGCTTAAGTGAGTGTAGCATCTGAAAAGATCGTAGCACGATGAACTACGTGAAATGACAGGTTAAAGACGTACCTTTAGATGTACTTCAGTCTGATGCTCTACGATAATGAGGAGGGAAATAATCGAAGGTTTTGCTACGGCTTAATTACGATTAGACACACCGAAATTCAGTGCACCATCATTTTACATTGGCAAGAAGAAAAATTTCCCGTAAGGAGGTTGACTAGAAATGGTCGAATATTCATTTGTACTGGACTTAGCTGGCAACAGACTAAGCCCATGCAACAAAAATAAAGCTTATTACCTTATTAGAAATAAAAAAGCCAAAATGCTTAATAAATTTCCGATGGTAATACAATTGTTTAAAATAGTTAAGGAGAATAACAATAATAAAACTAAAACCTATCTTGGAATTGACGATGGGAGTAAACATGTTGGGCTAGGAATAATTCAAGATTGTAATAACAAAGTAAAACCAATTTTCAAGGGGACTATAGAACTTAGAGATGACGTTTCTAAAAAAATGGCTATAAGAAAAGGGTATAGGACATATCATAGATATCATAAAAGGTATAGAGAAAAGAGATTTAATAATAGGCAATCATCTAAAAGAAAAGGTAGACTTGCTCCAACGATAATGCAAAAGAAACAATCCATTTTACGAGTTGTAAACAAAATAACCAAATGGATTAAGATAGATTCGATATATTTAGAAAATGTGTTAATAGACATACGAGTTCTAACTGAAGGTAGAAGTCTATACAAATGGCAATATCAAAAATCTAATAGACTGGATAATAACATTAGGATAGCGGCACTCATGAGAGATAACTTTACTTGTGTTGATTGTGGTTCTAAAGAAAATTTACAAGAACACCACATTAAACCAAGACGTGCTAAAGGAGCCGACAGCATACATAATGTTGTAACATTATGCAAGTCCTGTCACACAAAAACCTTTGGCAGAGAAATCGAGTTAATAGATCAATATTTAGCTATAATAAAAGGTAGAAAATTAAATCTTAGTGATGCATTGCATGTTATGCAAGGTAAAAAAAACTTACAGACTGAACTTAAAAAAATAGCCCCATTATATTTAACTACGGGTGGCGATACTGCAAACCATAGAAATGATTGGGATATAGAAAAAACACACTCAAATGATGCTTTAGTTATATGTAACGTAGATATCAAAAAAAATAATATTGATATCAAAGACTGGCAAATATCACCTTTACGTAAAAAATCTAAGGGTGACGCAGAGCTAATTGTAAAAGGATTTAAGCATAGAGATTATGTAAAGTATACCAAGAAAAATGGAACCGAGTATATTGGATATATTACAGCATTATACCCAAGTAAAAATCAATTTAACATGACACGAACAAATGGTGAGATATTAAAAAGATATGGTCTAAAAAGCTTGAAACTATTATCGAGACCAAAATGTATACGGTGGATATAATATTAAAAATAAGGAGGTGAACTGGTTAATTAAGTCAAATGTATAATTATGTTCAGATTTAATTAACCAGGATAAAATTTTGTATAAGAAAATAGGACCCACCTTTGATTATAAAACAAAAAAAGAGTTTCCAAGTAAGTTGATGGATTGGATTGGCGATGTTTTTTACGATATTCTTCCGGAACACGGATATGAGATACGTGATGAGCAAATATATACTGCTTTTCAGCTTGCTGATGCAGTTTGTAATAAAAAAGTTCATCTGGCTGAGGCTGAGGTCGGTACCGGAAAGACATTC from the Clostridium sp. CM027 genome contains:
- a CDS encoding MYG1 family protein, producing MINEKNIKTLGTHNGKFHADDVMATAILSLLLGDIKVTRTRDENILRTLDFVYDIGFGEFDHHQLDKEIRENDVPYAACGLVWREFGSRVIQKFNSEFDEEDIRSIFDCVDKNLVQGIDATDNGIDIKSEINVTTISDIIQSFNPAWDSDDSKEEAFEEAVRYATEVIKRIISRQVSVIKARVIVDEAFQNRKTNEIMVLKTGCPWLKQLLKIDINNEILFVISPNDNNAEYKIQTVKKAVDTFEARKDLLESIRGKSSEEINSILKIDDAIFCHKAGFIASAKSLESAMKIGELSI
- a CDS encoding pyridoxal phosphate-dependent aminotransferase, translated to MVNVAIGNVSLPTNPAMQKRMFALDSPESPFAKGTVRYSGTAGVAEAQDAFKNILNCQGFDTSKLFVQVTDGGSTGIEMLLLGVCGASGTDDKPLMMIDPAYTNYISFAERIGRKTVTVKRHLDDDGKFSLPELDKIEESIKKNNPGALLVIPYDNPTGQLYDYATLKELAKICVKYNMWMISDEAYRELYYVNSDLISIWGITDADVPGIEGRRISLDTASKIWSACGLRIGALITDNEEFHTQSVAEYTANLCANVIGQYIFGALAHESKEQLDEWCIGLREYYKKLLFKFYSCMKKLDPGLIVSSPDAAIYSVVDVRNVVKPGFDSIEFVMYCAQEGSVDFHGVETTLLVAPMKGFYDIKPGESNPGSTQMRIAFVETPENMAKVPELFVKLLRKYEGIR
- the iscB gene encoding RNA-guided endonuclease IscB, with the translated sequence MVEYSFVLDLAGNRLSPCNKNKAYYLIRNKKAKMLNKFPMVIQLFKIVKENNNNKTKTYLGIDDGSKHVGLGIIQDCNNKVKPIFKGTIELRDDVSKKMAIRKGYRTYHRYHKRYREKRFNNRQSSKRKGRLAPTIMQKKQSILRVVNKITKWIKIDSIYLENVLIDIRVLTEGRSLYKWQYQKSNRLDNNIRIAALMRDNFTCVDCGSKENLQEHHIKPRRAKGADSIHNVVTLCKSCHTKTFGREIELIDQYLAIIKGRKLNLSDALHVMQGKKNLQTELKKIAPLYLTTGGDTANHRNDWDIEKTHSNDALVICNVDIKKNNIDIKDWQISPLRKKSKGDAELIVKGFKHRDYVKYTKKNGTEYIGYITALYPSKNQFNMTRTNGEILKRYGLKSLKLLSRPKCIRWI